Proteins encoded in a region of the Ptychodera flava strain L36383 chromosome 4, AS_Pfla_20210202, whole genome shotgun sequence genome:
- the LOC139132199 gene encoding uncharacterized protein, translating to MLQNYKHVKNVQLPKLALAKFSGDILKWQSFFDSFQAAVHNDPSLDNIQKFQYLRAQLSDEAARAIEGLSLTAANYSNAIELLVKRYGQPHMVKAAYMKALWELPRPNGDLASLREFYDATETYIRGLQSLGKDESSYGDLLVPIIMEKLPSSELITRDHGTSREWSLQELREAISREIDASLAGQPLFELLKGSSNHGDTQPRATAAFLTRSETKPPPPRKCVFCKEATHKLLNCTKVNSPEQRFKPH from the coding sequence ATGTTACAAAACTACAAACATGTTAAGAACGTACAGCTACCTAAACTAGCTTTAGCCAAATTTTCCGGAGACATTCTGAAATGGCAGAGCTTTTTTGATAGTTTTCAAGCCGCTGTACACAACGATCCGTCACTGGACAATATTCAGAAATTTCAGTATTTGCGAGCCCAACTATCGGATGAAGCAGCCAGGGCAATAGAAGGACTTTCCCTCACCGCCGCAAATTACTCAAATGCTATCGAGCTGTTGGTTAAACGCTACGGCCAACCCCACATGGTAAAGGCTGCCTACATGAAGGCCTTGTGGGAACTACCAAGACCGAACGGTGATCTTGCCAGTTTACGTGAGTTCTACGACGCCACTGAAACTTACATCCGAGGATTACAATCGTTGGGAAAAGACGAATCATCGTACGGTGACCTCCTCGTACCAATCATCATGGAAAAACTACCGAGCAgcgaactcataacaagagatcATGGTACATCACGAGAATGGTCACTTCAGGAACTGAGAGAAGCTATATCTAGGGAAATAGATGCGAGTCTAGCTGGACAGCCGCTATTTGAACTATTGAAAGGTTCATCCAACCATGGAGATACTCAACCCCGCGCAACCGCCGCATTCTTAACCAGAAGTGAGACAAAACCGCCACCACCGCGAAAATGCGTCTTCTGCAAGGAAGCTACACATAAACTGCTAAACTGTACCAAGGTCAACTCGCCAGAGCAACGCTTTAAACCGCATTGA